One Purpureocillium takamizusanense chromosome 1, complete sequence genomic window carries:
- a CDS encoding uncharacterized protein (COG:J~EggNog:ENOG503Q4PQ) has product MSSAPKAPAGHFNVLYFASASSFTGKEHEALPAPMPLGKLFAELEARHPGLKAKILDSCLVTVNLDYVDMPADPSEEGDVIQEADEVAIIPPVSSG; this is encoded by the coding sequence ATGTCTTCCGCCCCGAAGGCACCCGCGGGGCACTTCAACGTGCTCTACTTTGCGAGCGCCAGCTCCTTTACGGGCAAGGAGCacgaggcgctgccggcgccgatgccccTGGGGAAGCTGttcgccgagctggaggcgcgGCACCCAGgcctcaaggccaagatcCTGGACTCGTGCCTGGTGACGGTCAATCTCGACTATGTAGACATGCCGGCGGATCCCtccgaggagggcgacgtcaTCCAGGAAGCGGACGAGGTCGCAATCATACCTCCTGTCAGCTCCGGGTGA
- the DUS4 gene encoding tRNA-dihydrouridine(20a/20b) synthase (NAD(P)(+)) (COG:J~EggNog:ENOG503NV32), with the protein MAAPPGEDDGDESPPVEPSHPLKIFDAARKQDRFLYACAPMVRYSKLAFRQTVHQYGVDLCWTPMILAKEFNRSEFARDSDLTISTRGVQPPTVLQFGANKPLELARASALAAPFVGGVDLNCGCPQSWACAETLGAALMNRRELVRDMVVETRARLRDDGWAVGREADADSPRGRSVSVKIRVHDDLRRTMDFLDTVIGHPQNRLVDWVTIHPRTRSTPSTTPIRTEALDILTAKYAGTLPILLSGDVFDLSALPFKPSSTTTTTPSDLPLATLTIKDDHDHDHDEQPRRQPNGTPAAAPRPSNTNLEGFMSARGLLANPALFAGHPTCPWEAVETFMSNVARCPLPFKLVVHHVSEMCGPGFAAAADRNPLLGRRDRARLSGLADMCELIDYLDEKLEERTGRKGGLRRDL; encoded by the exons atggcggcgccccccggggaggatgatggcgatgagtcgccgcccgtcgagccctCCCA CCCCCTCAAGATATTCGACGCCGCCCGGAAACAGGACAGGTTCCTGTACGCCTGCGCCCCCATGGTGCGGTACAGCAAG CTCGCCTTCCGCCAGACGGTCCACCAGTACGGCGTCGACCTGTGCTGGACACCCATGATCCTCGCCAAGGAGTTTAACCGCAGCGAGTTTGCGCGCGACAGCG aCCTCACCATATCGACCCGCGGCGTCCAGCCGCCCACGGTGCTCCAGTTCGGCGCCAACAAgcccctcgagctcgcccgcgcctccgcgctggccgcgccctttgtcggcggcgtcgacctcaaCTGCGGCTGCCCCCAGTCGTGGGCCTGCGCCGAgacgctcggcgccgcgctcatGAACCGCCGCGAGCTGGTCCGCGACATGGTCGTCGAGACGAGggcccgcctgcgcgacgacggctgggCCGTCGGCAGggaggccgacgccgacagccCCCGCGGCCGGAGCGTGAGCGTCAAGATTCGCGTCCACGACGACCTGAG GAGGACCATGGACTTTCTAGACACAGTCATAGGGCATCCCCAAAACCGGCTCGTCGACTGGGTCACCATCCACccgcgcacgcgcagcacCCCCTCCACGACCCCCATCCGCACCGAGGCCCTCGACATCCTGACGGCCAAGTACGCCGGCACGCTGcccatcctcctctccgGCGACGTCTTTGACCTGTCCGCGCTGCCGTTCAAGCCGTCGtcaaccacgacgacgacgccctcggaCCTCCCCCTTGCCACCCTCACCATCAAGGACGATCACGatcacgaccacgacgagcagccccggcggcagccaaaCGGcaccccggcggcagcaccgcgCCCCAGCAACACCAACCTCGAGGGCTTCATGTCCGCgcgcggcctcctcgccaacccGGCCCTCTTCGCCGGCCACCCCACCTGCCCCTGGGAGGCCGTCGAGACCTTCATGTCCAAcgtcgcccgctgcccgctgcCCTTTaagctcgtcgtccaccacgTCTCCGAGATGTGCGGCCCgggcttcgccgccgccgccgacaggaacccgctgctgggccgcagggaccgcgcccgcctctccGGCCTGGCCGACATGTGCGAACTCATCGACTACCTCGAcgagaagctggaggagcgcaCGGGGCGCAAGGGCGGCCTGCGTAGGGACCTGTGA
- a CDS encoding uncharacterized protein (EggNog:ENOG503NX4S~COG:Q), protein MSTFSRLVRFLARDGRTYYGDAILPRGSTDVSKSTRARVIAGDIFGRHHVTEQVVDIRLLLPPLAPSDVGTVRCLGLNYADHARETGMARPAFPILFYKPATTLAGPSDAVPVHPMAQEEAGGGVGLDYECELVVVIGRRCSDVPESEALDCVLGYAVGNDVSHRDWQLKRGGGQWSHGKGFDGWAPYGPAIVSARVIQDPQALKIWTKVNGETRQDGSTADMIFGVKKTIALLSRGVTLMPGDVIFTGTPAGVAMGRKPPVWLKDGDVVEVGLERVGTCTNTIEFANPKSKI, encoded by the exons ATGTCCACCTTTTCT cgcctcgtccgctTCCTCGCCCGGGACGGCCGCACGTACtacggcgacgccatcctcccGCGCGGCAGCACCGACGTGTCCAagtcgacgcgggcgcgcgtcatCGCGGGGGACATTTTCGGCCGGCACCACGTCACGGAGCAGGTCGTGGACatccggctgctgctgccgccgctggcgccctCGGACGTCGGCACGGTGCGGTGCCTGGGCCTCAACTACGCCGACCACGCccgcgagacgggcatggcCCGCCCCGCGTTCCCCATCCTCTTCTACAAGCCAGCCAcgacgctggctgggccCTCGGACGCGGTCCCCGTCCATCCCATGGCGCAGGAAGAggctggaggcggcgtgggGCTCGACTACGAgtgcgagctcgtcgtcgtcatcggcaggCGCTGCTCCGACGTGCCCGAGagcgaggccctcgactGCGTGCTGGGCTACGCCGTCGGCAACGACGTCTCGCACCGCGACTGGCAGTTgaagcgcggcggcggccagtggTCGCACGGCAAGGGCTTCGACGGCTGGGCCCCCTACGGGCCGGCCATTGTCAGCGCCCGCGTCATCCAGGACCCCCAGGCGCTCAAGATTTGGACAAAGGTCAACGGCGAGACTCGCCAG GACGGATCGACCGCGGACATGATCTTTGGCGTCAAAAAGACGATTGCGCTGCTGAGCCGCGGCGTGACGCTCATGCCCGGAGACGTCATCTTCACGGGGAC ACCTGCTGGTGTGGCCATGGGCCGCAAGCCGCCGGTATggctcaaggacggcgatgTCGTGGAAGTCGGCCTGGAGCGAGTCGGGACGTG CACCAACACGATCGAGTTTGCAAATCCCAAGTCCAAGATCTGA
- a CDS encoding uncharacterized protein (TransMembrane:1 (o97-119i)~EggNog:ENOG503P92J), with amino-acid sequence MDPSLDTAAARDNFTTARPAESDRRHFARCWAHQNCGGCLGETRCSWCPYTWSCVPNSYAIPLLAPAYQANICPHPAERWELRSQPFGCGVSSTTSLTALVSIAATLAVAVFVLLNAIAVMRWRRYTKQTPHWRNEWGQRWRKALTTARDEERAPLLSNSEGVPARHDSR; translated from the exons ATGGATCCATCGCTagacacggcggccgcccgcgacaacttcaccaccgcccgccccgccgagagcgaccgccgccacttTGCGCGATGCTGGGCTCACCAGAACTGCGGCGGTTGCCTCGGTGAGACGCGGTGCAGCTGGTGTCCCTAT ACCTGGTCTTGCGTCCCCAACTCATACGCCATCCCGCTACTGGCCCCGGCTTACCAGGCCAACATCTGCCCCCATCCCGCCGAGCGCTGGGAGCTGCGCTCGCAGCCCTTTGGCTGCGGCGTGTCGTCCACTACGAGCCTGACTGCCCTcgtctccatcgccgccaccctcgccgtcgccgtctttgtcctcctcaacgccatcgccgtgatgcgctggcgccgctACACCAAGCAGACGCCGCATTGGCGAAACGAGTGGGGCCAGCGCTGGCGAAAGGCCCTAACGACGGCTCGAGACGAGGAGCGAGCCCCGTTGCTTTCCAATTCAGAGGGCgttcccgcccgccacgatAGCCGTTGA
- a CDS encoding uncharacterized protein (EggNog:ENOG503P9B1) has translation MATLASIPEASTSLSGGRAVRPPRQHRRTASFERIRPRSRVVVLSRRPSRARHLAQPPPPRPPTHDTRRHADAAGGSVPGASPGLRQHHGHLRIPHKPSASLGESGSRMCDTDHVLETSLSDVDLDSFPLPPAHGMPQARRIDHVSLATRTENTNMSSSAKHPATITHTQPRNARSKCTSGPHLGLASVAAAGVARSSKHSSVDSTLVEAISRAVVQQLRLFSAIKQGKQAFTRSEGANASSPFAPDSQSRTSTQRDRLDRFTKDLHTYVEDMSVKGKRVQSTPSATAKSGDTLHTVSALMPFRPEFRAAGLAVTSKDQARPRAKAEQRWLPNQHAHAAERRRPEPSQYDGPPGRESSSSANTEIAFTRPQDMDEWTYALIDEAPARKQRLHRHGTKQKKAKSHCLPCFPGSSDLTPDTDWAHFRPPPVSSVPKPRPLAGPVSRMPATKAPHPPRSLQRAKDVSNPLDPMKRPRERANGRVAEKQSSQDFQRKRPEAAPGWRVPSSVRRDDAEGSGRGGFSHGKSTPKVGDDARPDPRPLRSQSDRARLDRDAKQFERELLSPRPYQSLPGHDMPVAMGRSQPSRAPGKPRSGEADLNVESDGQCYPMSSLEEELERTARLVAATKAPTGSKVSTRRTRRQPSPPSLYDPHHVGFCCRASRGLPSRAIAPPNIPKRTSSMRGSWSSLE, from the coding sequence ATGGCGACACTAGCATCTATCCCCGAAGCAAGCACCTCGCTATCGGGCGGACGCGCTGTGAGGCCACCGCGGCAACATCGTCGGACAGCATCATTCGAGAGGATACGCCCACGTTCTCGCGTTGTCGTTCTCTCGCGGCGCCCAAgtcgcgcccgccatctggcccagccaccacctccgcggccgccaacccATGACACACGCCGTCacgccgatgctgccggtGGAAGCGTCCCGGGTGCGTCCCCTGGTTTACGACAACACCATGGCCACTTGAGGATCCCGCACAAGCCATCCGCAAGCCTGGGCGAGTCCGGGTCTCGCATGTGCGATACCGACCATGTGTTGGAAACATCCCTGTCCGATGTCGACCTGGATTCGTTTCCGCTTCCACCCGCTCATGGCATGCCTCAAGCACGCCGCATTGATCACGTCAGCCTTGCAACGCGAACAGAAAACACCAACATGAGCTCCTCCGCCAAGCATCCTGCCACAATCACCCACACGCAACCAAGGAACGCGAGGTCCAAATGCACTTCTGGCCCCCATCTTGGTTTGGCCAGTGTtgcagccgccggcgttgcTCGGTCCTCGAAGCATTCCTCCGTTGACTCCACGCTTGTGGAAGCAATATCAAGGGCCGTGGTCCAACAGCTTCGCCTATTCTCTGCCATCAAACAGGGAAAGCAAGCTTTTACCCGCTCTGAGGGAGCAAATGCGTCTAGTCCATTCGCACCCGACTCCCAATCCAGAACTTCTACTCAGCGTGATAGGTTGGATAGATTTACCAAGGACCTACACACGTATGTCGAGGATATGAgcgtcaagggcaagagAGTCCAGTCAACTCCATCTGCTACGGCAAAGTCTGGCGACACTCTGCACACCGTTTCGGCACTTATGCCATTCCGGCCAGAGTTCCGTGCCGCGGGGCTCGCGGTGACGTCCAAGGACCAAGCAAGGCCTCGAGCCAAGGCAGAGCAGCGGTGGCTACCGAACCAACATGCGCATGCCGCtgaacgacgacgcccggaGCCTTCACAATATGATGGGCCCCCCGGAAGGGAGTCGAGCTCCAGCGCAAACACGGAAATAGCCTTTACAAGGCCTCAAGATATGGACGAGTGGACATATGCGCTCAttgacgaggcgccggcCCGCAAGCAGAGGCTACACAGGCACGGCAcgaagcagaagaaggccaagagTCATTGTCTTCCATGCTTCCCAGGAAGCTCGGATCTGACTCCAGACACCGATTGGGCACACTTTAGGCCGCCCCCGGTCAGCAGCGTGCCCAAGCCAAGGCCACTGGCTGGTCCAGTTTCAAGGATGCCGGCAACCAAGGCTCCACATCCGCCGAGAAGCTTGCAACGTGCAAAAGATGTCTCGAATCCCCTAGATCCGATGAAACGTCCCCGGGAGAGAGCAAACGGGCGGGTCGCCGAGAAGCAGTCCTCTCAAGACTTCCAGCGCAAGCGACCAGAGGCGGCTCCGGGTTGGCGCGTGCCATCTTCAGTGAGAAGGGATGATGCAGAGGGgagtggccgaggcggcttCTCACATGGAAAGTCAACCCCGAAAGtaggcgacgatgcgcggccggaccctcgccctctccgtTCTCAATCGGACCGCGCACGCCTGGATCGCGACGCTAAACAATTTGAGCGCGAGCTTTTGTCTCCCCGGCCATATCAGAGCCTTCCAGGTCACGACATGCCTGTAGCCATGGGACGCTCTCAGCCTAGCCGCGCGCCGGGCAAACCACGatcgggcgaggcggacctGAATGTTGAGAGTGATGGCCAATGCTACCCAATGTCAAGCTTGGAGGAAGAGCTGGAAAGGACGGCCCGTCTGGTGGCGGCCACGAAGGCACCCACTGGCAGCAAAGTATCGACTCGGCGGACGAGACGACAGCCGAGCCCCCCATCGTTGTATGACCCGCATCATGTAGGGTTTTGTTGCCGGGCAAGCAGAGGGTTGCCTTCACGGGCCATTGCCCCGCCAAACATCCCGAAGAGAACATCGTCTATGCGCGGAAGCTGGAGCTCCCTCGAGTAG
- a CDS encoding uncharacterized protein (COG:O~EggNog:ENOG503P02J), whose protein sequence is MTTTDTMTDPFDDANISRKPTDWPAPNAAVNGSSATPGEYVDYFDDPFAVLEQLQNRWRSKDRRGETAWSAENLPDVDLTDVDWHRYEPPASLSKTPNVTCQILLDIVASSIDVVRERNASEDRQRQDDEDRRKVAEEEAAHRARHGSDYSEPYLPIIIRPEHPALQTTVAHTRSVDSAIGMPPPPPSSSPPPAPLRRAPSVASAAFAAKVEKRRGFALKRLFHRKAGDGESSAGGGAREALRQQLEAALGRLDVASTDSHTQRTLQKLRKSGFYDGLGVAAEVECVSCLDDVPQRDCVKLVCHSYCRECFVRLITAAVQNEQQWPPKCCLNQIPFRTVLKHIPDGLKKTFQQRASEWEVPVSERVYCHRPDCALWVQPRNITMAKRQGRCERGHLTCTTCRGRHHGTGECPEDRDMDLTNVLAEEEGWKRCSSCNALVEHREACQHMTCRCGHQFCYVCGQRWRTCSCTMDALHALKGAAQERREHRLFREQTEAAELRQILAQIEMFEQEQARRAELERQEQARLAEERWQRQIKERIRQETVRRREVELKYEEARHGLDELHELQRVMANTQQEEEARDLVKDSEAKRAELDIQQQEQRASVETLVQSRMAAKEKAFAREYALRAAQERKMEGEYEEQLQAFWIGKPDAAAKVEAAMRPLRRRMDKGLRLWQQWRDEELAQYRTRLEDERTIREELMYSARHRLAARLEDVGEEARRRAAAERKWLREVVLERERMLGAREVEEMEGDADSLFALDEEAPEGGVGAAAASGSGS, encoded by the exons ATGACGACCACAGACACCATGACAGACCCATTTGACGACGCCAACATCTCTCGCAAGCCGACGGACTGGCCGGCGCCCAACGCCGCGGTCAACGGTTCCTCGGCAACCCCCGGCGAGTACGTCGACTACTTCGACGACCCCTTCGCCGTGCTGGAGCAGCTCCAGAACCGCTGGAGGAGCAAggaccgccgcggcgagacggcctGGTCCGCAGAGAACCTCCCAGACGTCGACCTGACGGACGTGGACTGGCACCGGTacgagccgccggcctctCTCAGCAAGACACCCAACGTCACATGCCAGATACTGCTCGACATCGTCGCGTCTTCCATCGACGTCGTCAGGGAGCGAAATGCCAGCGAGGACCGCCAGAGACAAGACGATGAAGACCGGCGCAaggtggccgaggaggaagccgCTCACCGGGCTCGACACGGCAGCGACTACTCGGAGCCATATCTCCCCATCATCATACGCCCAGAGCATCCTGCGCTGCAGACGACCGTCGCCCACACGCGCTCGGTCGACTCTGCCAtcgggatgccgccgccgccgccatcatcatcaccgccgccagcaccgctGCGGAGAGCCCCGTCTgtcgcgtcggccgccttcgCAGCCAAGGTCGAGAAGCGTCGCGGGTTCGCCCTGAAGCGGCTGTTCCACCGCAAGGCCGGAGACGGGGAGagcagcgcgggcggcggcgcgcgggaggcgctgcggcagcagctcgaggccgcgctcggccgtctcgacgtCGCGTCCACCGACTCGCACACGCAGAGGACGCTCCAGAAGCTGCGCAAGTCTGGCTTCTacgacgggctcggcgtgGCCGCAGAGGT CGAATGCGTTTCatgcctcgacgacgtgcccCAACGGGACTGCGTCAAGCTCGTCTGCCACAGCTACTGCCGCGAGTGCTTCGTCCGTctcatcaccgccgcggTGCAGAACGAGCAACAGTGGCCGCCAAAGTGCTGCCTGAACCAGATTCCGTTCCGCACGGTCCTCAAGCACATCCCCGACGGCCTGAAGAAGACGTTTCAGCAGAGGGCGTCAGAGTGGGAGGTCCCCGTGAGCGAGCGCGTGTACTGCCACCGCCCAGACTGCGCGCTCTGGGTCCAGCCGCGCAACATCACCATGGCGAAGCGCCAGGGCCGCTGCGAGCGAGGACACCTGACGTGCACAACCTGTCGGGGACGGCACCACGGGACGGGAGAGTGCCCCGAGGATCGCGACATGGACTTGACAAacgtgctggccgaggaggaggggtggaAGCGGTGCTCGAGCTGcaacgccctcgtcgagcacaGGGAGGCGTGCCAGCACATGACGTGCCGGTGCGGCCACCAGTTCTGCTACGTCTGCGGGCAGCGCTGGAGGACGTGCTCGTGCACCATGGACGCGCTGCACGCACTCAAGGGGGCCGCCCAGGAGCGCCGGGAACATCGCCTGTTTAGGGAGCagaccgaggcggcggagctgcgGCAGATCCTCGCGCAAATCGAAATGTTtgagcaggagcaggccaggagggccgagctggagaggcaggagcaggcgcggctggccgaggagcgctGGCAGAGGCAAATCAAGGAGCGCATCCGCCAAGAGACGGTGCGTCGAAGGGAGGTCGAGCTCAAGTACGAGGAAGCGCGACACGGGCTAGACGAACTCCACGAGCTTCAGCGAGTCATGGCGAACACGCaacaggaggaggaagcgcgGGATCTGGTCAAGGACAGCGAGGCGAAGCGGGCGGAGCTCGACATACAGCAACAAGAGCAGCGCGCAAGCGTCGAGACACTCGTGCAgtcgcggatggcggccaaggagaagGCGTTCGCGCGCGAGTACGCACTGCGCGCGGCACAGGAGCGCAAGATGGAGGGCGAGTACGAGGAGCAACTGCAGGCGTTCTGGATCGGCAAgcccgacgcggcggccaaggtggaggcggcgatgcggccgctgcggcggcgcatggacAAGGGCCTGCGGCTGTGGCAGCAGTggcgggacgaggagctggcgcAGTACAGGAcgcggctcgaggacgagcggaCGATCCGCGAGGAGCTCATGTACAGCGCGCGGCACcggctcgcggcgcggctcgaggacgtcggggaagaagcgaggcggcgggcggcggcagagcgcAAGTGGCTGCGTGAGGTGGTGCTGGAGCGGGAGCGGATGCTCGGGGCGCGCGAGGTagaggagatggagggcgatgccgacaGCCTGTTTGCgttggacgaggaggcgcccgagggcggtgttggtgctgctgccgcgtcAGGGTCCGGGtcatga
- a CDS encoding uncharacterized protein (SECRETED:SignalP(1-18~SECRETED:cutsite=VAA-SE~SECRETED:prob=0.8949)) translates to MRPLFAVIMATIAPLVAASEIEDMWDVATWEWQSSCKDLSNRCATASIVAGRGNHPELIKYLLKKAEKLPDNATYVSGRHIMCYQVSNGPNGFCLFFENLQTAGEWTFTAQDVREGLLVMQEKMKHDNGCKKRCAAAWRRGWAPDQRLKLDYVTEKVCEGLC, encoded by the coding sequence ATGCGGCCCCTCTTCGCAGTCATCATGGCAACAATCGCGCCTCTTGTGGCGGCGAGCGAAATTGAGGACATGTGGGACGTGGCAACTTGGGAATGGCAGAGCAGCTGCAAGGATCTAAGCAATAGATGCGCAACAGCCTCCAtcgtggccggccgcgggAACCACCCCGAGCTGATAAAATACCTGCTAAAGAAGGCCGAGAAGCTCCCCGACAACGCCACGTACGTGTCCGGGAGGCACATCATGTGCTACCAGGTCTCGAACGGCCCGAACGGCTTCTGTCTCTTCTTCGAGAACCTACAGACGGCGGGAGAGTGGACTTTTACGGCGCAGGACGTTCGAGAGGGGCTGTTGGTCATGCAGGAAAAGATGAAACACGACAACGGCTGCAAGAAGAGGTGTGCTGCGGCCTGGCGCCGAGGTTGGGCCCCTGACCAGAGGCTCAAGCTGGACTATGTCACCGAGAAGGTATGCGAGGGCCTCTGCTAA
- a CDS encoding uncharacterized protein (COG:S~EggNog:ENOG503P6N8): MMRLSGLQKEVLALYRRCLRESRNKPQSTRAHFENFARAEFAKNLSIDKRDFAAIEFLLRKGRRQLDVYSSPGIKDVR; the protein is encoded by the exons ATGATGCGTCTCTCCGGGCTCCAGAAAGAGGTCCTGGCCCTCTACCGCCGGTGCCTCCGCGAAAGCCGCAACAAACCTCAG AGCACGCGGGCGCACTTTGAAAACTTTGCCAG AGCCGAGTTCGCAAAGAACTTGTCCATTGACAAGCGCGACTTTGCGGCCATTGAGTTCCTCCTCCGCAAGGGCCGTCGCCAGCTCGACGTCTACTCGTCGCCCGGCATCAAGGACGTCAGGTGA
- a CDS encoding uncharacterized protein (COG:S~EggNog:ENOG503P1VR), producing the protein MASSPTVDITARCLCKARSITASVPASSLPLAGTYCHCTSCRHMTGALHSSSVKWPAGGGDDGEGNAAVRALGLREYDFSPRLKILFCGDCGTPMFWDDGEQSASPSLDAAGGDGGGATGGGGNGDGGFEAFMGVLSNNDVPGGLIRVRDHIFVGDTLDGGAAVWMRHLFDDSSSSSAPGSGDDDAVAPRASSPIPCYAGWRDKSEPVDPAAMAAAAQARDRPAATAATPDDDIIPVHCRCRGVDLVLRRAAAVDDFSAVKDASQLPFFVDPASHKLLAGFDACDSCRTASGAADIVNWTFTLLKHLDFAPSAASSSSSSSSAPGGGASRPFPGSSLDLKAAVSAAPSDRDPRLGTLAYYASSPDVQRYFCSRCSASVFYAVDDRPDMVDLAVGLLDAPDGARAESVLSWALGDMILTDDLKGGWREELGRSIKRNAEDWRISSGRPVPWVRKLKEQKSAQEKAAADAANVAGTA; encoded by the coding sequence ATGGCCTCATCCCCCACCGTCGACATCACGGCCCGCTGCCTCTGCAAGGCCCGCTCCATCACCGCCTCCGTCCCGGCCTCGTCCCTGCCCCTCGCGGGCACCTACTGCCACTGCACCTCGTGCCGGCACATGACGGGCGCCCTGCACTCGTCGAGCGTCAAGtggcccgcgggcggcggcgacgacggcgagggaaacgccgccgtgcgcgccctcggcctccgCGAGTACGACTTCTCCCCGCGCCTCAAGATCCTCTTCTGCGGCGACTGCGGCACCCCCATGTTctgggacgacggcgagcagtccgcgtcgccgtcgctggacgccgccggtggtgatggtggtggtgctaccggcggcggcggcaacggcgatggcggcttCGAGGCCTTCATGGGCGTGCTGTCCAACAACGACGTGCCGGGCGGCCTGATCCGCGTCAGGGACCACATCTTTGTCGGCGACAcgcttgacggcggcgcggccgtctgGATGCGCCACCTCTTCGAtgactcctcctcctcctccgccccaggtagtggtgatgatgatgccgttGCTCCTCGAGCCAGCAGCCCGATCCCATGCTACGCCGGCTGGCGCGACAAgagcgagcccgtcgacccggccgccatggccgccgccgcgcaggcaaGGGACCGcccggctgcgacggcggcgacgcccgacgacgacatcatcccCGTgcactgccgctgccggggcgtcgatctcgtcctgcgccgtgccgccgccgtcgacgacttctccgccgtcaaggacgccTCCCAACTGCCCTTCTTCGTCGACCCGGCCTCGCACAAGCTGCTCGCCGGTTTCGACGCCTGCGACTCGTGCCGCaccgcctcgggcgccgcTGACATTGTCAACTGGACCTTTACCCTGCTCAAGCACCTCGACTTTGCtccgtccgccgcctcctcctcctcctcctcctcctctgcaCCCGGGGGTGGCGCGTCGCGCCCCTTCCCCGGCTCCTCGCTCGacctcaaggccgccgtctcaGCTGCCCCCTCCGACCGCGACCCGCGCCTCGGCACCCTCGCCTACTACGCCAGCTCCCCCGACGTCCAGCGCTACTTTTGCtcccgctgcagcgcctccgtcttctacgccgtcgacgaccgcccCGACAtggtcgacctcgccgtcggcctgctcgacgcccccgacggcgcccgcgccgagaGCGTCCTGTCCTGGGCCCTCGGGGACATGATCTTGACCGACGACCTCAAGGGCGGCTGGAGGGAGGAGCTCGGCCGCTCCATCAAGAGAAACGCCGAGGACTGGCGGatcagcagcggcaggcccgTCCCGTGGGtgcgcaagctcaaggagcagaAAAGCGCGCAGgaaaaggcggcggccgatgcggccAATGTCGCAGGAACGGCGTGA